Proteins co-encoded in one Nicotiana sylvestris chromosome 7, ASM39365v2, whole genome shotgun sequence genomic window:
- the LOC104247307 gene encoding uncharacterized protein, which yields MQFFQVPNKAQYSPNPLKNLIIISSFGCMIYLVCTIFLAPNNNNNKHFHTSVSLQDDELSSQTNLDHIVFGIASNEQSWSKRKEYVKLWWEPHIMRGCVFLEKMPPFSSNGTSNESLPPICISEDTSRFRYTHRGGTPSAIRVARVVSKTVALNHSNVRWFVFGDDDTIFFPENLVKTLSKYDHDLWYYIGTNSESYMQNKFFSYDMAFGGAGFAISYPLAKVFAKVFDSCIERYPHLYGSDGRVHACLAELGVGLTREPGFHQMDFHGNVFGMLAAHPIRPLVSMHHMEAIDPIFPNMTTVKAVEHLYKAASFDPHRILQQTVCYDRWFSWTVSVSWGYAVQVFDRNVLLSDVQRVQESYAPWKRSHLGGLYDFDTRKYEFDPCRRQLVYYLDKVFSGSNGTETIYKKKTSEECKFDMTSPIRLEEIRVVSTKLVLDKQQLLAPRRHCCDLLHSTSGNVMEIGIRECKEDELIYMHH from the exons ATGCAGTTTTTTCAGGTTCCCAATAAGGCGCAATATTCCCCCAACCCTTTAAAAAATCTTATAATTATATCCTCTTTTGGTTGCATGATTTATCTTGTTTGTACCATCTTTCTTGctcctaacaacaacaacaacaagcatTTCCATACCTCAGTTTCATTACAGGATGATGAATTATCATCCCAAACCAATCTTGATCATATTGTTTTTGGAATTGCATCCAATGAGCAATCTTGGTCCAAAAGAAAGGAATATGTTAAGCTCTGGTGGGAACCCCATATAATGAGGGGATGTGTGTTTCTTGAAAAGATGCCACCTTTTTCATCAAATGGAACATCTAATGAGTCTCTGCCTCCCATCTGCATTTCTGAGGATACTTCTCGGTTTAGATATACGCATAGAGGTGGGACACCTTCAGCTATTCGTGTGGCACGTGTGGTCTCTAAGACAGTGGCGCTTAATCATTCTAATGTAAGATGGTTTGTGTTTGGAGATGATGACACCATTTTCTTCCCTGAAAATTTGGTGAAGACACTTTCTAAATATGATCATGACCTTTGGTACTACATTGGCACAAATTCAGAAAGCTATATGCAGAATAAGTTTTTCTCCTATGATATGGCTTTTGGTGGAGCTGGTTTTGCTATAAGTTACCCTTTGGCAAAAGTTTTTGCCAAAGTCTTTGATTCATGTATAGAAAGATATCCCCACTTATATGGAAGTGATGGTAGAGTTCATGCCTGTTTAGCAGAGCTTGGTGTCGGCTTAACACGCGAGCCTGGTTTTCATCAG ATGGATTTTCATGGAAATGTGTTTGGAATGTTGGCTGCACATCCCATTAGGCCATTGGTATCTATGCATCATATGGAGGCAATCGATCCTATATTTCCGAATATGACAACAGTAAAGGCTGTGGAGCATTTGTACAAGGCAGCAAGCTTCGATCCGCATCGGATTTTACAGCAAACAGTGTGCTATGATCGTTGGTTTTCTTGGACAGTTTCAGTGTCTTGGGGATATGCTGTTCAAGTGTTTGATAGGAATGTGCTTTTGTCAGATGTTCAGCGCGTGCAAGAGAGCTATGCTCCCTGGAAAAGGAGTCATTTAGGTGGATTATATGACTTCGATACGAGGAAATATGAATTTGATCCGTGCAGAAGGCAGCTTGTTTATTACTTGGACAAAGTGTTTTCTGGGAGCAATGGAACTGAGACAATTTACAAAAAGAAGACATCTGAGGAATGCAAATTTGACATGACTTCACCAATAAGACTAGAAGAAATCAGAGTGGTATCGACCAAGTTAGTCCTCGACAAACAACAG TTGCTAGCTCCAAGAAGGCATTGCTGTGATTTATTACATTCTACCTCGGGTAATGTCATGGAAATAGGGATAAGAGAATGCAAGGAAGATGAACTAATTTACATGCACCATTAG